One stretch of Thermanaerosceptrum fracticalcis DNA includes these proteins:
- a CDS encoding HD-GYP domain-containing protein, producing MLKLAKKWIILYNIHEIRSMVLYCAAERRGNVILASVQSDSLKAMVKLMELRDISTYIHCNKVAQYSKILAAKISLSESEVELVTKSALIHDIGKMGIPEKILYKPGKLTDIEYEIIKKHTVLAIDTLSSTGLNDLIPSVVHHHEWYNGQGYPTGLKGPNIPLYARIIAVADVYDALTSPRVYRPTLTVEEAKKELLRVAGSQLDPELVREFLEMEQILSQNTD from the coding sequence TTGCTGAAACTTGCAAAGAAATGGATTATTTTGTATAATATCCATGAAATTAGGTCGATGGTCCTATATTGTGCCGCAGAAAGGCGTGGAAACGTGATTTTAGCTAGTGTCCAATCAGATTCATTAAAGGCAATGGTAAAATTAATGGAGTTACGGGATATATCAACATATATTCACTGCAACAAGGTAGCGCAATATAGCAAGATATTAGCGGCGAAAATCAGTTTATCGGAAAGTGAAGTGGAGCTAGTTACTAAATCAGCTTTAATACATGATATTGGTAAAATGGGTATTCCCGAGAAAATTCTGTATAAACCGGGAAAACTAACGGATATTGAGTATGAAATCATTAAAAAGCATACAGTGCTGGCCATCGATACTTTATCTTCTACCGGCTTAAATGATTTGATTCCCTCAGTTGTACACCATCATGAGTGGTATAACGGTCAGGGGTATCCTACCGGGCTTAAAGGCCCGAATATACCTCTCTATGCCAGAATCATTGCTGTGGCCGATGTCTACGATGCTCTGACTTCCCCACGTGTATACCGGCCAACGCTTACCGTAGAAGAGGCAAAAAAAGAACTGCTTAGAGTGGCAGGAAGCCAGTTGGATCCTGAACTGGTTCGAGAATTTCTAGAAATGGAGCAAATATTAAGTCAAAATACAGATTGA
- a CDS encoding GGDEF domain-containing protein, which yields MSRYVKEIMTISLYTIGPYESVKKAEAIMWENNIGGLPVVLDDKLVGIITSKDIRRAHPNRIVADAMTKEVITITANSTIWEAKELMEKKNIERLPVIHNDQLVGIITKAKLIEEVSKHIDIMTSLPKSQFIIEKAVELLRKESDFTVIFIDVNNFGVINKDNGHIIGDQILLQLGMLLKDQIDENCYLCRFGGDEFLILYDGSLERAITFANKIINSTKEYKWLNDIKIDLTIGIAGGRRTGIRPGEDLRYNILNLINLASLASSQGKRENVSIKVVDCVSCLTQSE from the coding sequence ATGAGTAGATATGTAAAGGAAATTATGACGATAAGTCTCTATACCATTGGTCCCTATGAAAGTGTAAAAAAAGCTGAAGCAATCATGTGGGAAAATAATATAGGGGGTCTCCCCGTAGTGCTTGATGACAAATTAGTGGGCATCATCACGTCCAAAGATATTAGAAGAGCCCATCCCAATAGGATTGTTGCAGATGCTATGACCAAAGAGGTTATAACTATTACTGCAAATTCAACAATTTGGGAAGCTAAGGAGCTAATGGAGAAAAAAAACATTGAAAGATTGCCTGTTATACATAATGATCAATTAGTGGGCATTATCACTAAGGCAAAACTCATTGAAGAAGTGAGTAAACATATCGACATAATGACCAGTTTGCCAAAAAGCCAATTTATTATTGAGAAGGCGGTAGAACTGTTACGGAAAGAAAGTGACTTTACTGTTATCTTTATTGATGTAAATAATTTTGGGGTTATTAACAAAGACAATGGGCATATAATTGGTGATCAAATATTATTACAATTAGGAATGTTGCTAAAAGATCAAATTGACGAAAATTGTTATTTATGCAGGTTTGGCGGAGACGAATTCCTAATCTTATATGATGGTTCTTTAGAACGGGCAATTACCTTTGCCAATAAAATCATAAATTCTACTAAAGAATATAAATGGTTGAATGATATAAAGATAGATCTAACAATTGGTATTGCTGGCGGAAGAAGAACGGGTATTCGCCCTGGTGAAGACTTGAGATATAATATATTAAATTTAATCAATTTAGCCAGCCTGGCCTCATCACAAGGAAAGAGGGAGAATGTATCCATTAAAGTGGTTGATTGTGTATCTTGTTTAACCCAATCTGAATAA
- a CDS encoding ATP-binding protein yields MNSKIGVKLLTSYIVLVVITLVIVGSLLNPLFKNYLITAKKNELMYKANEIVTLTQKYNNKEMDEESFNRIVETLDRFIDTRFLIIDKEGRILAPSQVRPELGRKPPIRKDSRLSREEFEQVLSGQMVIKEGMLPHFNTPVISVALPVTTISSEGVPEVSGAVLSFSPVYLVTDTVKKAYYYLGISSVIAILLATGIAYYYSKKISLPLKNMNEAALAMAKGDYKTIIKPVSDDELGELATSMNFLASQLDSNITALEQEKGKLESIVLSINEGLIAADKEGRIILINPIIEKFFMTTAKRILGRLLTDISPLPELTKAFEAALVNGTSTSAAFKLLHSTFKVVVSPIKQENGNLLGAVGILQDISEMEKVEQLRRDFIANVSHELRAPVTVIRGYTDCLLDGVTDHPPNHYYSIIKNETLRLERLIKDLMDLSLLESGKVELHLEEVNLSELIYETVNKFQQRAKTKGIHLFTTVRPHQNIIVYCDADRIEQLLIILLDNAIKYTPSGGAVEVDLRDEKEKVFLSIKDTGIGIPEEDLPFIWERFYKVDKSRNRQNQNGTGLGLSIAKQIADLHHAEMTVESKLHEGSTFTLEIKKQN; encoded by the coding sequence ATGAACTCGAAAATAGGAGTAAAACTGCTTACTTCATATATTGTTCTTGTTGTGATTACCCTGGTTATTGTGGGGTCCCTTTTGAATCCACTTTTCAAGAATTATTTAATCACAGCCAAAAAAAATGAGCTTATGTACAAGGCCAATGAAATAGTTACTCTAACCCAAAAATATAACAATAAAGAAATGGATGAAGAGTCCTTCAACCGGATTGTGGAAACCTTAGACAGATTTATCGATACCCGCTTCCTGATCATTGATAAAGAAGGACGCATCCTTGCCCCTTCCCAGGTAAGACCCGAACTAGGCAGAAAACCTCCTATCCGGAAAGACTCCCGCTTAAGTAGGGAGGAATTTGAACAGGTACTATCTGGGCAGATGGTTATCAAGGAAGGCATGTTGCCTCATTTCAATACACCAGTGATTTCGGTGGCCCTACCTGTTACGACGATTAGTTCAGAAGGTGTACCAGAAGTGTCAGGGGCTGTACTATCCTTTTCACCTGTTTATTTAGTTACCGATACGGTGAAAAAAGCCTATTATTATCTGGGTATCTCCAGCGTTATCGCGATTCTCCTGGCCACCGGTATCGCCTATTACTACTCAAAAAAAATTTCTCTTCCTTTAAAAAATATGAACGAAGCAGCTCTCGCCATGGCCAAAGGTGATTACAAGACTATCATCAAACCTGTTAGTGACGACGAGCTTGGTGAACTGGCAACCTCCATGAACTTTTTGGCCAGCCAATTAGATTCGAATATTACTGCCCTTGAGCAAGAAAAAGGAAAGCTGGAATCAATAGTACTAAGTATAAATGAAGGACTTATTGCCGCCGATAAAGAGGGAAGAATTATCCTTATTAACCCCATCATTGAAAAATTTTTTATGACGACTGCAAAAAGAATACTGGGAAGACTTTTAACAGATATTTCTCCCCTCCCCGAGTTGACAAAAGCGTTCGAAGCTGCATTAGTGAACGGAACATCAACCTCGGCTGCTTTTAAATTACTGCACAGCACTTTTAAAGTCGTAGTTTCCCCCATCAAACAAGAAAACGGTAACCTCCTGGGGGCGGTAGGAATTCTGCAGGATATCAGTGAGATGGAAAAAGTGGAGCAGCTGCGCCGTGATTTTATCGCCAATGTGTCCCATGAATTACGAGCGCCTGTTACGGTGATCAGGGGCTATACAGACTGTTTGCTGGATGGAGTGACAGATCATCCGCCCAACCATTACTACAGTATTATCAAGAATGAGACCCTGCGCCTGGAAAGACTCATTAAGGATCTAATGGATTTGAGCCTGCTGGAATCGGGCAAAGTTGAACTACACCTGGAGGAAGTAAATTTAAGTGAATTGATTTATGAAACAGTAAACAAATTTCAGCAAAGAGCTAAGACCAAAGGTATTCACCTTTTTACCACCGTCCGTCCTCACCAAAATATCATAGTATACTGTGATGCCGACCGTATAGAGCAGTTATTAATCATCCTGCTGGATAATGCCATAAAATATACACCTTCAGGCGGTGCTGTCGAAGTTGATTTAAGGGATGAGAAGGAAAAAGTATTTTTAAGTATCAAGGATACTGGAATAGGGATTCCTGAAGAAGACCTTCCTTTTATTTGGGAGAGGTTTTATAAAGTGGATAAATCCCGGAACCGGCAAAACCAAAATGGAACCGGCTTGGGTCTTTCCATAGCCAAACAAATAGCTGATTTACACCACGCTGAAATGACGGTAGAAAGCAAACTTCATGAAGGAAGTACCTTTACTTTAGAAATAAAAAAACAGAACTAA
- a CDS encoding response regulator transcription factor, producing MSNKPILLVDDDPHVLEVLSLYLKKEEYPVVLADNGMEALEKIEEADPRLIVLDVMMPQMDGIEVCRKIRAVKSTPIIMLTAKSEDIDKILGLELGADDYITKPFNPREVVARIKAVLRRTSDTNRNIKTLSFPNLEINLAEYRVKVKNQVVPLTPKEIELLALMASHPNMVFTRENLLENVWGYDYIGETRTVDTHVKRLRRKLMVAPHNPWDIKTIWGVGYKFEVK from the coding sequence ATGAGTAATAAGCCGATTCTCTTAGTGGATGATGATCCCCATGTTCTTGAAGTTTTATCCCTTTATTTGAAGAAAGAGGAGTATCCGGTTGTCTTAGCAGATAACGGCATGGAAGCACTGGAGAAAATAGAGGAGGCAGACCCGCGTCTTATCGTATTAGACGTGATGATGCCGCAAATGGACGGTATCGAAGTCTGCCGGAAGATCCGGGCTGTGAAATCTACCCCCATTATCATGCTTACGGCTAAATCAGAAGATATCGATAAGATTTTAGGCTTGGAGCTGGGGGCTGACGACTATATTACCAAACCATTTAATCCCAGGGAGGTAGTAGCCAGGATTAAGGCTGTTTTAAGACGTACCAGTGATACAAACAGGAATATTAAAACGCTTTCTTTCCCTAATCTTGAAATTAATTTAGCGGAATACCGGGTTAAGGTAAAAAATCAAGTTGTGCCTTTAACGCCCAAAGAAATTGAGTTGCTTGCCCTTATGGCCTCCCATCCTAACATGGTCTTTACACGGGAGAATCTCCTGGAAAACGTTTGGGGTTATGACTATATCGGAGAAACCAGAACGGTGGATACCCATGTGAAAAGACTGCGCCGTAAGCTGATGGTCGCACCCCATAACCCCTGGGATATAAAAACCATCTGGGGGGTCGGCTATAAATTCGAGGTGAAATAA
- a CDS encoding DUF2680 domain-containing protein yields the protein MKKALIIILVLVLSIGAASLALADDNPAATNPFKGKGAQFKNLPQLKITDEQKAQMTALLTQMLELKKQILQQNVADGTITQEQAKLMEERMNARLEAIKSGQWDPSKKPYGMGRGFHRFKQQPQANS from the coding sequence GTGAAAAAAGCCTTAATTATCATCCTGGTCTTAGTGCTTAGTATAGGTGCGGCTTCTTTGGCTTTGGCCGATGATAATCCTGCAGCAACAAATCCCTTTAAGGGCAAGGGGGCGCAATTTAAAAATCTCCCCCAATTGAAAATAACCGATGAGCAAAAAGCGCAAATGACTGCTTTGTTAACGCAAATGCTGGAACTTAAAAAACAAATACTCCAGCAAAATGTTGCCGATGGTACCATTACTCAGGAACAGGCAAAATTAATGGAAGAGAGAATGAATGCTAGGCTTGAGGCAATCAAGTCCGGACAATGGGACCCAAGCAAGAAACCTTATGGTATGGGCCGTGGCTTCCACCGGTTTAAGCAACAGCCTCAAGCTAACTCTTAA